A window of the Aquimarina spinulae genome harbors these coding sequences:
- a CDS encoding serine hydrolase, with the protein MDLRFNSLTDTIHHQSNERPNISKRVVYIALLFFVFFNTVYSNSIDIKTKLENLIEMSNGAIAYAYPVSSITIDGNTQDWPKDFTRYPINKLPYGGGPKDKNDFDAYFQVGYNLSEKALYIIVVITDDSHIVDTTDASEWNTQDTFNFYIDEQHSPDGSGVDLYQYSENYKDTNNQSISWDPTKKNTNWDAIEIKSKRNKNTTIYECKVKLNSTITTGKSIGIDHVFIDKDADDDQNSNSFIAWGNSGGKSSAPGRLGDVILMKEKEKTGTISGKLKWKNSAIKGYPNRIRFTSTHNPALWTQTSVDSTGNYTLDLPSGEYIISPASGLFYQDESQFRDKELFRIHTKDANIKVTAVANKNITAPTLELSTISNPDIIPNKGVLHNFDIKKASIIDTFIKTYQEHYQIPGVSLALIKNGKVVYHQTYGVKNTLTKKKVDHNTLFEAASITKPVFGFAVMRLVERGIIDLDKPLYEYLPFEAIAHDDRYKLITARHVMSHKTGFPNWAWMNEDGKIDIKFTPGTKYQYSGEGFEYLKRVVTKVTGKDINTILKEEVLTPLGLENTYFSKNEYLVKVVSNGHFDNLPSQASLPENPGMAWSMHTEAKTFTNFLLGLQNKKGLKPETYKEMFKIQTRIPKDKEDPVPEGWENYFGLSIHMQKTPFGPSFGHGGNNGDFRCEAILYSDLNMGYVVFTNSNTGDSLNTALLEFLITGKQKKE; encoded by the coding sequence ATGGATTTGCGTTTTAATTCTCTTACAGATACCATTCATCATCAATCCAACGAACGTCCAAATATTTCAAAAAGAGTAGTGTATATAGCACTACTCTTTTTTGTGTTTTTCAATACTGTATATAGTAATTCGATTGACATAAAAACAAAATTAGAAAATTTAATAGAGATGTCTAATGGTGCTATCGCATATGCATACCCTGTATCTTCTATAACTATTGATGGGAATACCCAAGATTGGCCAAAAGATTTTACTCGTTATCCTATCAATAAACTACCATATGGTGGTGGGCCTAAAGACAAAAATGATTTTGATGCTTATTTTCAGGTAGGATATAACCTCTCTGAAAAAGCGCTTTACATTATTGTTGTAATAACAGACGACTCTCATATTGTAGATACTACCGATGCATCAGAGTGGAATACACAAGATACCTTTAATTTCTATATCGACGAGCAACACTCTCCCGATGGCTCTGGTGTAGATTTATATCAGTATAGCGAAAATTATAAAGACACCAATAATCAATCTATAAGCTGGGATCCTACAAAGAAAAATACGAATTGGGATGCTATAGAGATCAAGTCCAAACGAAATAAAAACACCACTATTTATGAATGTAAAGTAAAACTGAATAGTACCATAACTACAGGTAAATCTATTGGAATCGATCATGTGTTCATAGATAAAGATGCCGACGATGATCAAAACTCTAATTCTTTTATTGCCTGGGGAAATAGTGGCGGTAAAAGTAGTGCCCCAGGAAGACTTGGTGATGTAATATTGATGAAAGAAAAAGAAAAAACAGGTACAATCAGTGGAAAATTAAAATGGAAAAATAGCGCTATAAAAGGCTATCCTAACCGAATTCGATTTACATCTACTCATAACCCTGCCCTTTGGACGCAAACCTCAGTAGATTCAACTGGAAATTACACCTTAGATCTCCCCTCTGGTGAGTATATCATTTCACCAGCATCAGGTTTATTTTACCAAGATGAAAGTCAATTTAGAGACAAAGAGCTTTTTAGAATACATACAAAAGATGCCAATATCAAAGTCACAGCGGTAGCAAATAAAAACATCACAGCGCCAACATTAGAATTATCTACTATTTCTAATCCAGATATAATCCCAAACAAAGGAGTTTTACACAATTTTGATATCAAAAAAGCTTCTATAATCGATACGTTTATTAAAACATATCAGGAACATTATCAAATCCCCGGAGTATCCCTTGCATTGATTAAAAATGGTAAAGTCGTCTATCATCAAACCTACGGAGTAAAGAACACACTCACAAAAAAGAAAGTAGATCACAATACCTTATTCGAAGCAGCTTCGATTACCAAACCTGTTTTTGGTTTTGCTGTAATGCGATTAGTAGAACGTGGTATTATTGATCTTGATAAACCATTATATGAATATTTGCCATTTGAAGCCATTGCTCATGATGATCGCTATAAACTTATAACAGCCCGACATGTAATGTCTCACAAAACAGGATTTCCAAACTGGGCTTGGATGAACGAAGATGGAAAGATTGATATTAAATTTACACCAGGTACCAAATATCAATATTCTGGCGAAGGTTTTGAATACTTAAAAAGAGTAGTTACCAAAGTAACAGGTAAGGATATCAATACTATACTAAAAGAAGAAGTACTTACACCATTAGGATTAGAAAACACCTATTTCTCTAAAAATGAATACCTGGTCAAAGTAGTATCTAATGGTCATTTTGATAACCTGCCATCACAGGCTTCATTACCAGAAAATCCGGGTATGGCCTGGAGTATGCATACAGAAGCTAAAACATTTACCAATTTCTTATTAGGATTACAGAACAAAAAAGGGCTAAAACCAGAAACCTATAAAGAAATGTTCAAAATACAAACCAGAATTCCTAAAGATAAAGAAGATCCTGTTCCAGAAGGATGGGAAAACTATTTTGGATTAAGTATCCATATGCAAAAAACACCATTTGGTCCTAGTTTTGGACATGGAGGTAATAATGGTGATTTTAGATGTGAAGCTATACTGTATAGTGATCTCAATATGGGATATGTTGTATTCACCAATAGTAATACAGGGGATAGTCTTAATACTGCTTTATTAGAGTTTTTAATTACTGGTAAGCAAAAGAAAGAGTAA
- a CDS encoding ketopantoate reductase C-terminal domain-containing protein has product MRKIGILGLGAIGSVMSRILVAHPENEIFYYTRTPKSKIKIQFQDEKIEIPINSKKERSEELDWLLICLKEYHFDTANDKLAQLIGTNTKVAVIRNGIELKAPITPFTTDKNILECMIDCPTQPIEDNYYLQFSKPTLKVQKSELAKRFRELFTKNDVQIIEVLDYKTENWKKLIESSALGSILCLTGRTCSVFENQEIVDLFKNLLREGIEVAKSDGAMIESSFEPEILHKIATYSKTKGSSMLSDRLFGNIIEVNAKNGAIEKVALKNKIATPINDTICKLLRQINQN; this is encoded by the coding sequence ATGAGAAAAATTGGAATACTCGGTCTTGGTGCAATAGGTTCTGTAATGTCACGGATATTAGTAGCACATCCCGAAAACGAAATATTCTATTATACCAGAACCCCTAAATCAAAAATCAAAATACAATTTCAAGATGAAAAAATAGAAATACCTATCAATTCTAAAAAAGAAAGATCAGAAGAACTAGATTGGTTACTTATATGCTTAAAAGAATATCATTTTGACACTGCTAATGATAAATTGGCACAATTAATTGGAACGAATACTAAAGTAGCTGTTATAAGAAACGGTATAGAATTAAAAGCACCTATTACGCCTTTTACCACAGATAAAAATATTTTGGAATGTATGATTGATTGTCCAACTCAACCTATAGAGGATAATTATTACTTACAATTTTCAAAACCAACACTTAAAGTCCAAAAAAGTGAATTAGCAAAACGATTTAGAGAGCTTTTCACCAAAAATGATGTGCAAATAATAGAAGTACTAGATTACAAAACTGAAAATTGGAAAAAATTAATAGAAAGTTCTGCACTGGGATCCATACTATGCTTAACCGGAAGAACATGTTCTGTTTTCGAAAATCAGGAAATCGTTGATCTCTTTAAAAATCTATTGAGAGAAGGAATTGAAGTAGCAAAGTCCGATGGGGCTATGATTGAAAGTAGTTTCGAGCCTGAAATATTACATAAAATAGCTACGTACTCTAAAACAAAAGGAAGCTCAATGCTATCAGATCGATTATTCGGAAACATCATAGAAGTTAATGCAAAAAACGGAGCGATTGAAAAGGTGGCTCTAAAAAATAAAATTGCGACACCAATTAACGATACTATTTGTAAATTACTCAGGCAAATAAATCAGAATTAA
- a CDS encoding alpha/beta fold hydrolase encodes MNLKKALNILQKISPRLTAQIAFNFISKPKNRKIRAFEKSILEIATESIIRFKKFNIKTYTWGNGNKKALLIHGWGGRASNFGAIIPELTKNGYQVISFDGPCHGASTKKKTSFFEMSDVVKLFLEKDKYDLIITHSMGSVLAFTAMSTLKYKINQMIILTTPSRFLEFIGLAVIQFGLTTETTKLLINKIKKTTTKYDPVTFKVGTVIKDIEMKDVTFIHDKYDKIIPIEKTKSVSSLFKNSKFIEIEGTGHFKMLWSKKVIKIIEQQILSYNTQQI; translated from the coding sequence ATGAATTTAAAAAAAGCACTTAACATCTTACAGAAGATATCTCCAAGATTAACTGCACAAATAGCATTTAATTTTATTTCAAAACCCAAAAACAGGAAAATAAGAGCATTTGAAAAATCGATATTAGAAATTGCTACGGAAAGCATAATTCGGTTTAAAAAATTTAATATTAAGACCTATACATGGGGAAACGGAAATAAGAAAGCATTATTGATACATGGATGGGGAGGAAGAGCTTCTAATTTTGGAGCAATCATTCCTGAATTGACAAAAAACGGATACCAAGTTATAAGTTTTGATGGCCCTTGTCATGGAGCCAGTACAAAGAAGAAAACAAGTTTTTTTGAAATGTCTGATGTCGTAAAATTGTTTTTAGAAAAAGACAAATACGATTTAATAATTACACATTCAATGGGTTCTGTACTTGCCTTTACAGCTATGAGTACATTAAAATATAAAATAAACCAAATGATTATATTAACGACCCCTAGCAGGTTTTTAGAATTTATTGGACTTGCTGTTATTCAATTTGGTTTAACAACTGAGACCACTAAATTATTGATTAATAAAATAAAAAAAACGACAACAAAGTACGACCCTGTAACATTTAAAGTCGGTACTGTTATTAAAGATATAGAAATGAAAGATGTAACATTCATTCATGATAAATATGATAAAATAATCCCAATAGAAAAAACTAAATCGGTAAGTTCCTTATTTAAGAACTCTAAATTTATTGAAATAGAAGGGACTGGACATTTTAAAATGCTTTGGTCTAAAAAAGTAATTAAAATTATTGAACAACAAATTCTAAGTTACAATACACAACAAATATAA
- a CDS encoding Crp/Fnr family transcriptional regulator, with translation MEVSNIIKPIQAYSNALRKIYPDLNSDEIHFISSKVTVTKLKAKKLYLTAGEIQESLGFAFKGLLRSFYINDKGEEITISFIKENNYATDYGAFISQTPSKYYIQTLESCLLVNVPFTLIQECYSKYKNFEKYGRLIAEKHLNRRQNRIESFLFENAEQRYINFISQNKDILNRISLTHLSSFLGIKRQTLTRIRKRLTQFNIDTNVSCNKF, from the coding sequence ATGGAAGTAAGTAATATCATTAAACCTATTCAGGCATATTCAAACGCTTTAAGAAAAATTTATCCCGATTTAAACTCTGATGAAATACATTTTATAAGCAGTAAAGTTACAGTTACCAAGTTAAAGGCTAAAAAACTATATTTAACAGCTGGAGAAATTCAAGAAAGTTTAGGTTTTGCCTTTAAAGGTTTATTACGAAGTTTCTATATCAATGATAAGGGAGAAGAAATAACAATTTCTTTCATAAAAGAGAATAATTATGCAACAGATTATGGTGCTTTTATCAGTCAAACTCCTTCTAAGTATTACATTCAAACCTTAGAATCATGTTTATTAGTAAATGTTCCATTTACTTTAATACAAGAATGTTATTCTAAATATAAAAATTTCGAAAAATACGGTAGATTGATTGCTGAAAAACATTTAAATAGAAGACAAAATAGGATTGAAAGTTTTTTATTTGAGAATGCTGAGCAAAGATATATTAACTTTATTTCACAAAATAAAGACATTCTAAATCGTATTTCACTTACACATCTTTCTTCTTTTTTAGGCATTAAACGACAAACATTAACCCGAATTAGAAAAAGATTAACTCAATTTAATATTGACACAAATGTGTCATGTAATAAATTCTAA
- the speB gene encoding agmatinase → MSKIAIQGIQFDKKSSFQQGPGLAPPLIREALHCGSLNLFTENGITIEDSRITDKGDFDISDYFEIETITSNHLASETKVFTLGGDHSITFPIIKAYHKKYPKLDILHIDAHSDLYDNFEGDKYSHACPFARIMENGFAARLVQVGIRTLNTHQAEQAEKFNVEIHQMKNLDVNKISQFDNPIYISLDMDGFDPAYAPGVSHHEPGGLSSRQVIDLIHNIKGEIVGADIVEYNPNRDFQNMTAFLAAKMMKEILGKML, encoded by the coding sequence ATGAGTAAAATTGCTATACAAGGAATACAATTTGATAAAAAGTCCTCTTTTCAACAAGGTCCAGGACTTGCTCCCCCATTAATTAGAGAAGCATTACACTGTGGTTCGCTTAATTTATTTACCGAAAACGGAATCACAATCGAAGATTCCCGAATAACCGATAAAGGAGATTTTGATATTTCAGATTATTTTGAGATAGAGACCATAACTTCAAATCATTTAGCATCTGAAACAAAAGTTTTTACCTTGGGAGGGGATCATTCTATTACATTTCCTATTATTAAAGCATATCATAAAAAATATCCGAAATTAGATATTTTACATATCGACGCGCATTCTGATTTGTATGATAACTTTGAAGGTGACAAATACTCCCATGCTTGTCCTTTTGCAAGAATTATGGAAAATGGATTCGCCGCCAGGTTAGTTCAGGTGGGGATTAGAACATTAAATACCCATCAGGCAGAACAGGCAGAAAAATTTAATGTCGAAATTCATCAAATGAAAAACCTCGATGTAAACAAAATATCTCAATTTGATAATCCCATATATATCTCACTGGATATGGATGGTTTTGACCCGGCTTATGCGCCTGGAGTTTCGCATCATGAACCAGGAGGTCTATCATCTAGACAAGTAATTGATTTAATTCACAATATAAAAGGCGAAATTGTTGGTGCCGATATCGTAGAATACAATCCTAATAGGGATTTTCAGAATATGACAGCATTTCTGGCTGCCAAAATGATGAAAGAAATTTTAGGAAAAATGTTATAA
- a CDS encoding threonine ammonia-lyase, with protein MIHATDIIDAYKISKPDLNRTPMAHSPELSKISGANVFLKMEFLQYTGSFKIRGVLTKIRSLDKSIFDKTFVAASTGNHAAAFGYASEKFGFKGVLFLPKKTSDAKIKALEQYGMRVIFYGENSLETEEKATAYAKDINGVLIHPYNDLEIIKGQGTIAVEIEEQVPEVDTILTPVGGGGLASGVSTYFSTNDNVSVIGCQPKNASEMYLSIKQNGIVPPSTLSTIADASAGGIENNAITYDICKKHLSGFEIIEEEDIKKAVAFMLKYHKVEIEPTAALPVAALLQNKAYHGKNVVLVLTGKKIDNQLLTQIMVKYGDYY; from the coding sequence ATGATACATGCTACAGACATAATCGATGCTTACAAAATTAGCAAGCCTGATTTGAATAGAACACCTATGGCACATTCTCCGGAGTTAAGCAAAATATCTGGAGCAAATGTCTTTCTTAAAATGGAATTTTTGCAATACACGGGATCGTTTAAAATACGAGGGGTTCTTACTAAAATACGTAGTTTAGACAAAAGTATTTTTGACAAAACTTTTGTTGCAGCATCTACCGGAAATCATGCTGCAGCATTTGGGTATGCCTCAGAAAAATTTGGATTCAAAGGTGTTTTATTCCTTCCAAAGAAAACAAGTGACGCAAAAATAAAAGCTCTTGAGCAATATGGGATGAGAGTTATTTTCTATGGTGAAAATAGTCTGGAAACTGAGGAAAAAGCAACAGCCTATGCAAAAGACATCAACGGTGTTTTAATTCACCCCTATAATGACCTAGAAATTATTAAAGGGCAAGGTACTATCGCTGTTGAAATAGAAGAACAAGTACCAGAAGTAGATACTATTTTAACTCCTGTTGGTGGTGGTGGACTGGCATCTGGGGTAAGTACTTACTTTAGTACTAATGATAATGTTTCAGTCATTGGTTGTCAACCCAAAAATGCATCAGAAATGTATTTGTCCATAAAACAAAATGGTATCGTTCCTCCCAGTACTTTATCCACTATCGCAGATGCATCTGCTGGCGGAATTGAAAATAATGCCATCACTTATGATATTTGTAAAAAACACTTGTCGGGTTTTGAGATCATTGAAGAAGAAGATATTAAAAAAGCTGTGGCTTTTATGCTGAAATATCATAAAGTAGAAATTGAACCTACCGCTGCTTTGCCGGTAGCAGCACTATTACAAAACAAAGCGTATCATGGCAAAAATGTAGTTCTGGTACTAACAGGAAAAAAAATAGATAATCAATTATTAACTCAAATAATGGTAAAGTATGGCGACTATTATTAA
- a CDS encoding M28 family peptidase: protein MKKVIIAFVAIIIISVATLYFFPQILYTTSFGQKILMKMEGDQVAEFYFKENQTTKDTLYMNGVIYSNTLHDIKEVLFENPKVTTLVMEEVPGSIDDEINLLASREIRKHHINTYIPENGMVASGGTDMFLAGEKRNIHATAKLGVHSWSGEDSVALDFPKDHQEHKKYVDYYIEMNIPTAFYWYTLEAAPADSIHWMTANEIKKYDVVTDSGIETTELLDIQKQISSDQYLGRGTGNNQKAQDFIRSYFKNIGLEKLDPDYDSHFTFKDRKAKKERAGTNFIGYVKGKTYPKKYIVIGAHYDHLGIINDTIYNGADDNASGTSALLILAKYFSKNQPQHSILFAAFDAEELGLFGSKHFVDNPPILLSDIKLNINMDMISRNPKNEIYVVGTYPYPQFKPIIESIAKDSPLTVSYGHDDPEDKTKDYWMFSSDNGPFFRKGIPNITFSEEDHPGYHQATDDIEDTNPEYYKNVAKLIQKSIEAIDQNFPNSK, encoded by the coding sequence ATGAAAAAAGTTATCATCGCATTTGTGGCAATTATTATTATTTCTGTTGCCACTTTGTATTTCTTTCCTCAAATTTTATATACCACATCTTTTGGGCAAAAGATATTGATGAAAATGGAAGGCGATCAAGTAGCAGAATTCTATTTTAAAGAAAACCAAACTACAAAAGACACCCTATATATGAATGGTGTTATTTATTCTAATACGCTACATGATATTAAAGAAGTTCTGTTCGAAAATCCAAAAGTAACCACGTTGGTAATGGAGGAAGTTCCGGGATCTATAGACGATGAAATAAATCTTCTGGCTTCTCGTGAAATCAGGAAGCATCATATAAACACTTACATCCCCGAAAACGGAATGGTAGCTTCTGGCGGAACAGATATGTTTTTGGCTGGAGAAAAACGAAATATTCACGCTACAGCTAAACTGGGTGTGCATTCCTGGTCGGGAGAAGATAGTGTAGCACTAGATTTCCCTAAAGATCATCAAGAGCATAAAAAATATGTAGACTACTATATCGAAATGAATATTCCTACAGCTTTTTATTGGTATACATTAGAAGCAGCTCCTGCGGATAGTATTCACTGGATGACAGCTAACGAAATAAAAAAATATGATGTAGTAACGGATTCGGGAATAGAAACAACCGAATTATTAGATATTCAAAAACAAATATCATCAGATCAGTATTTGGGAAGAGGTACAGGAAATAATCAAAAAGCTCAAGATTTTATCAGGTCGTATTTTAAAAATATCGGTTTAGAAAAATTAGATCCCGATTACGATTCTCACTTTACTTTTAAAGATAGAAAAGCCAAAAAAGAGAGAGCAGGTACTAATTTTATAGGTTATGTAAAAGGAAAAACATATCCCAAGAAATATATTGTTATTGGTGCGCATTATGATCATCTTGGTATTATAAACGATACGATATACAATGGTGCAGATGATAATGCATCTGGTACTTCTGCCCTATTGATCTTAGCTAAATATTTTTCTAAAAACCAACCTCAGCATTCTATTCTTTTTGCTGCTTTTGATGCCGAAGAATTAGGGCTATTTGGTTCTAAACATTTTGTAGATAACCCACCGATTTTATTATCCGATATCAAACTCAATATCAATATGGATATGATTAGCCGTAATCCTAAAAACGAAATATATGTGGTTGGTACATACCCTTATCCACAGTTTAAACCTATAATCGAAAGTATTGCAAAAGATAGCCCGTTAACCGTTTCTTATGGGCATGATGATCCAGAGGATAAAACCAAAGACTATTGGATGTTTTCTTCTGACAATGGTCCTTTTTTCAGGAAAGGAATCCCTAATATCACTTTTAGTGAAGAAGACCACCCAGGTTATCACCAGGCAACCGATGATATCGAAGATACAAATCCAGAATACTATAAAAATGTAGCAAAATTAATCCAGAAATCTATTGAAGCGATAGATCAAAATTTTCCAAATTCAAAGTAA
- a CDS encoding GlxA family transcriptional regulator, whose translation MIKNIIFVIPPKVHLLDINGPAHIFYEAKEYGADIDLHFVTINNEEEIESSAGLYFAKLSNFEKFELTEGDFIFIPGIEFQLLSDSEFIQKSKAFFDWLHIQYSNGVNICSVCTGSFLLAESGLLDGHKCTTHWKYFKEFTNKFRKVDLVNNRLFVVDNRLYSSAGVSSGIDLSLFIIEQLYGPKFATDIAKEVVIYFRRSESDPQLSVFLQYRNHLDTRIHDAQDYMTKHLHTSFTLENMADYVHMSSRNLTRLFKKTTGITIGAYLEKLRIDKAIHLLADGNKVSYVANQCGLKSTNQLRALLKKHKGVLPVNFTYI comes from the coding sequence ATTATCAAAAATATCATTTTTGTCATACCACCCAAAGTTCATTTATTAGATATTAATGGTCCAGCACATATCTTTTATGAAGCCAAAGAATATGGGGCTGATATCGATCTTCATTTTGTTACCATAAACAATGAAGAAGAAATAGAGAGCAGTGCTGGGCTGTATTTTGCTAAGCTTTCTAATTTTGAGAAATTTGAATTAACAGAGGGTGATTTTATTTTTATCCCTGGGATAGAATTTCAATTACTTTCTGATTCTGAATTTATACAAAAAAGTAAAGCATTTTTTGATTGGTTACATATTCAATATTCTAACGGAGTCAATATCTGTTCTGTATGTACGGGAAGTTTTTTACTTGCAGAATCAGGATTATTAGATGGGCATAAATGTACAACGCATTGGAAATATTTTAAAGAATTCACTAATAAGTTTCGCAAAGTTGATCTGGTTAATAATAGATTATTTGTTGTAGATAATCGTTTGTATTCTAGTGCAGGAGTCAGTTCTGGTATTGATCTTTCTTTATTTATTATCGAGCAATTATATGGCCCTAAGTTTGCTACAGATATAGCCAAAGAAGTAGTTATATATTTTCGTCGTAGCGAATCTGACCCTCAACTGAGTGTTTTCTTACAATATCGAAATCATCTGGACACTCGGATTCATGATGCCCAAGATTATATGACAAAACACCTCCATACTTCATTCACCCTAGAAAATATGGCTGATTATGTACATATGAGTAGTCGTAATCTTACGCGACTCTTTAAAAAAACAACGGGGATTACTATTGGTGCCTATCTCGAAAAACTTAGAATAGATAAAGCCATACATCTTTTGGCCGATGGTAATAAAGTTAGCTATGTTGCCAACCAATGTGGATTAAAAAGTACGAACCAATTAAGAGCCTTACTTAAAAAACATAAAGGTGTATTGCCTGTTAACTTCACATATATATAA
- a CDS encoding RNA polymerase sigma factor, translating to MSKKNQQLFETVYRQCYPMVQQMCLGFMKGDIDMANDLSQEVFINIWNALENFKGQSTHKTWVYRITVNTCLQYIRKEKNKKRLSFDKIEHVLVDESQNQDAEQEQGLYIAIGQLEELDRLIIMMVLEGQDYETISHVLGIKPTNVRVKIHRIKKRLKKILDHE from the coding sequence ATGAGTAAAAAAAATCAACAACTTTTTGAGACTGTATATCGTCAGTGTTACCCTATGGTTCAGCAAATGTGTCTCGGTTTTATGAAAGGAGATATAGATATGGCTAATGACCTTTCGCAAGAAGTATTCATTAATATCTGGAATGCTCTCGAAAACTTTAAAGGGCAATCTACTCATAAAACCTGGGTGTATAGAATCACGGTAAATACATGCTTGCAATACATAAGAAAAGAAAAAAATAAAAAGAGATTATCCTTTGATAAAATAGAACATGTACTGGTTGATGAGTCACAAAACCAAGATGCAGAACAAGAACAAGGATTGTATATAGCCATAGGCCAATTAGAAGAACTGGATAGGTTAATCATTATGATGGTGTTAGAAGGACAGGACTATGAAACTATATCACATGTTTTAGGTATTAAACCCACCAATGTTAGGGTGAAAATTCACAGAATAAAGAAACGACTTAAAAAAATATTAGATCATGAGTAA
- a CDS encoding DJ-1/PfpI family protein yields the protein MQKLLLLLLLINISAISQSSVNSNEIYVCPPCNSSCDTLKFSKPGTCHHCNMKLTTKKELQKLANKKMTIAFYLQPGIEVLDFAGPMEVFAYANFEVFTVSKTKEPIISQGILKILPDYSIANSPNADILAFFGGNSSSAFNDPKVIEWIKTQQNIEYHFSVCTGVFALAKAGVLDGKSATTFHNALNGLESNYPNITVIKDARFVDNGQVITTAGISAGIDGALHLVAKLQGFNEARRIAYHMEYDKWVPGEGVILSEDDPYKNYSDRTILEAYTGTYEYLDGAKVKLKINPREKALYAIVDDRNYPIFHVQNNIFKNLANHKITFIKDKNKKVTGYTSSQHPKTIFHKLSN from the coding sequence ATGCAAAAGTTACTATTATTATTGTTGTTGATCAATATATCAGCTATATCACAATCTTCAGTAAATTCTAATGAAATTTATGTATGTCCTCCTTGCAATAGTAGTTGCGACACTTTAAAATTTAGCAAACCTGGAACCTGCCACCATTGTAATATGAAACTTACTACAAAAAAGGAACTTCAAAAACTAGCCAACAAAAAAATGACAATTGCCTTCTATTTACAACCTGGTATAGAAGTATTAGATTTTGCTGGACCTATGGAAGTATTTGCATATGCAAATTTTGAAGTTTTTACCGTTTCTAAAACCAAAGAACCTATTATCTCTCAGGGAATCCTGAAAATACTCCCGGATTACAGTATAGCCAATAGCCCTAATGCAGATATACTTGCTTTTTTTGGAGGAAACTCTTCCAGTGCTTTTAATGATCCGAAAGTAATTGAATGGATAAAAACACAACAAAACATCGAATACCATTTCTCGGTATGTACAGGAGTATTTGCATTAGCAAAAGCCGGAGTTCTTGATGGTAAATCAGCAACCACTTTTCATAACGCGTTGAATGGATTAGAAAGTAATTACCCAAATATAACAGTGATAAAAGATGCCCGATTTGTTGATAACGGACAAGTAATCACCACAGCTGGTATTTCTGCAGGTATTGATGGTGCCTTACATTTGGTAGCAAAACTTCAAGGGTTTAATGAAGCACGAAGAATAGCATACCATATGGAGTATGATAAGTGGGTACCAGGAGAAGGGGTAATTTTATCAGAAGATGATCCTTATAAAAATTATAGTGACAGAACAATTCTGGAAGCATACACCGGAACTTATGAATATCTGGATGGGGCTAAAGTAAAATTAAAAATCAACCCTAGAGAAAAAGCTCTTTATGCCATAGTAGATGATAGAAACTATCCGATTTTTCATGTACAAAATAATATTTTTAAGAACCTGGCTAATCATAAGATCACATTTATAAAGGATAAAAATAAAAAAGTTACAGGATACACATCTTCACAACATCCAAAAACAATATTTCATAAACTAAGTAATTAA